The sequence below is a genomic window from Arthrobacter sp. U41.
GGCTTCCTCCGCGCCGAAGCCTTCGGCGCCGGCCGCCCACCCGGGGTCCTGGGCCATCAGGCCGGAGACCCCCTGGGAGACGAGGCTCTCGGCTTTGACCATGTAGTCCATATGGCGTCGGGCCAGATGGGGGTAGCGGGCAATCAGTTGGCGGCGCCGTGCGCGGTCGGTGCCTCCGGTCGCAGTCAGGGCAACGGTCATCAGGAGGCGCGAGATCTGCCCCACCAAGTCATCCGCCGTGATGGAGATTCGGGACAGCTGCGCCGCTTCAAGGACAGGTTCACGCAACCCCAGGATGGCGTCTTCCTTCACGGCGAAATAGTTGAAGAAAGTCCGCGGGGAGACGCCGGCACTGGATGCGATGGCCTCTACCGTGGTCTGGTCGACGCCGTGCTGCAGCGCAAGCGAAGCGGCCGCCTCATGCAGGGCCAGCCAGGTCTCGGCTTTTTTCCGCTCGCGCAGGGGCAACGGAGCTGCAGTAGTCATGCCCTAAATAATTGCACGACTGCAATGATTGCGCCAATGCATACTTGCACCGCTGCAATAATCCGGCGGGACCGCTCCGCGGTTCAGGCCGCCGGCACCGCGGAAGTGCGCAGCACCCGGCCGTTCAGTCCGCGCCTGGTCCGGGCACCGCCGATAATCCGGCAGACCACGTAGATCAGGAAGGACAATGTGGTCACATACGGGCTGATCGGGATCCGGCCGCCGAGGGCGAGCAGGATGCCGCCGACCGTAGCCGTCATGGCGAAGACCACACTAAGCATCACCACCAGGCGGGGTGATGACGTGACGCGCATGGCCGCCGCCGCGGGAGTGATCAGCAGGGCCAGCACCAGCAGGGCGCCGACAATCTGGATGGAGAGGGCCACGCTGACACCGAGCAGCAGCATAAACCCGATGGCCAGTGCCCGGACGGGCACCCCGCGGGCCGATGCGACGTCGGGGTCCACGCTGGCGAAGGTCAGCGGGCGCCAGATGGCCAGAAGGGCAAGCATCACGACAACGGCGGCGCCTGCCAGCACCTGGAGCTGGACGGTGCCGACGGACACGATCTGACCGGTTAGCAGGCCGAACTTGTTGGCGGCGCGCCCCTCATACAGGGAGAGGAACAGGATCCCCAGTCCCAGCCCGAAAGGCATGATCACGCCGATGATCGAGTTCTTGTCCCTGGCGCGGACACCCATCAGACCCAGCAACAGCGCCGCCACAACGGATCCGACCAGGGAGCCCAGGACAATGTCCGTGCCGATCAGGAGGGCAAAGGCCGCGCCGGCAAACGAGAGTTCGGAGATGCCGTGGACGGCAAAAGCCAGGTCCCGCTTCATCACGAACGTACCCATCAGCCCGCCCAGCAGGCCGAGCACCGCGCCAGCCCAAAGTGAGTTCTGGACCAGGACGAGCAGTTCGCCGTAGTTTTCGAAGTTGAAGATTGAATTCAGCAGGCTGTCCAGGTCCATCTAGCCCACCTCCCCCGCCACCGCGTGGGCGTCCTCGTGGTGGTGGGTCGCGGCATCGGGCAGTCCGACGACGATCAGCCGCCCGTTCGCGTGGATCACTTCGACGTGGCTGCCATAGAGATCGGAGAGGACCTCGGTGGTCATGACCTCCTCCGGCGGACCCACCCGGAACCGCCCCCCTGCCAGGTACAGCACCCGGTCCACGTAGTCCATGATCGGGTTGATCTCGTGCGTCACGAACACCACGGCACTGTCCTGGTCGCGGCACTGCTTGTTGATCAGCGCACTGACTTCCTGCTGGTGATGCAGGTCAAGGGAGAGCAGCGGTTCATCGCAAAGCAACACCTTGGGATCCGCGGCCAGCGCCTGCGCGACACGCAGCCGCTGCTGCTCGCCGCCGGAGAGCTGGCCCACGGGAACCTTCGCGTAATCGGAGGCTCCTACCAGGCCGAGCAGCTCATCGATTCTGCGGTTCGCTTTCGCCGCGCCCAGCCGGAGCCCCCAGCGGTGGCCGTCGACGCCGAGCCCCACGAGGTCGCGGGCGCGCAGCGGGGTATCGGGGTCGAACGACTTCTGCTGCGGTATGTAGCCGATCCCGGGGTTGCCGCGCGCCACGGGCCGGCCCGCGAGTGTGGCCGAGCCGGAGCTGAGCTCCTGCAGTCCGAGCAGGACTTTGAGGAAGGTGGTTTTTCCGCTGCCGTTGGGGCCGAGGACGGCGAAGAATTCACCCGGGTTGATCTCCAGATCCAGGCCCTCCCACAAGGAACGTTCACCGAACGCCAGGGAGGCCCCACGGAGGCTCACTACGGGTGTCAACTTGGATTTCCTCGAATTCTGCGCGGGCCCTCGGCTCGCGCCCTCTGCCTGGACTGCTGGGCTGGGCTGTCTGCTAATCCTAGGCCAGGGCCTTGCCGATGTTGTCGACATTTTCAGTCATCCACTGGAGGTAGGACACGCCGTCGGGCAAGGTCTCGCTGAAGTTCACCACCGGGACACCGGCGGCTGCTGCCGCGTCCTTGACTGCGACCGTCTGCGGGCCCTCGGTCTGCTGGTTGTAAGCCAGCAGCCTGATGCTGCCGGACGCCATAAGGTCGGTGGCGGCCTTGAGTACGGCGGGGGGCACGTCGGTGTCTTCTTCGATCGCAGCGGTGTATTCGGCCGGGGTCTGGTTTACCAGGCCGGCCGCGTCGAGCAGGTACATCGGCACCGGTTCCGTCACAGCAACGGACGCCCCGCCGGCCGACGCCCTGATTCCCTCCAGCTTGGCTTCGAGGCCTCCGAGCGAATCCTTGAAGGCCGCGGCATTGCTGCGGAATGACTCGGCCGAGGACGGCTCGAGCTCTCCAAGCCTGGCCGCGACGGCGTCAGCCAGCCGGGCCATGGCGGGCAGGCTGTACCAAACGTGCTCGTTGAAGCCGGCAGGGGTGCGGGCGTGCCCGTCGGCATCGGCGGCGGCGGACTCGCCGGCAGGCTCTGCCGGAACCAGTCCGGAGAGCTCCACGGCATTCAGGACGCTGCTGGGCTCCAGCCCCGTGTCTTCTGCGAGCTTGTGAATGAAATCGTCGTAGCCGCCGCCGTTCTCCAGCACCAGCTCGGCCTTCGAAACCGCCAGCTTGTCCTGCGTGGTGGCTTCATAGGAGTGCGGGTCCTGGCTGGTGCGCGCGATGATGGAATTGACCCGCACCTTGTCTCCGCCGACGGCGCCCGCGATGTCCCCGTAAACGCTGGTGGAGGCTACCACGTCGACAATCCCGTCGGCGCTGCTCTCCGGGGAGGTCCCCGACGTCGGCGCGCAGGCCGTCAGGAGCACGCTCAGGCCGGCAAAAGCGGCAACGATGGCTTGGGCAGCAGGACGACGCACGGGGGACCTCGGATCTGTTATTGAGAATCAGGAGCAATAGCAACTGCTTCGAGTGTATCCCTAAATAGGAATGATTCCTATTTAGGGATACCCCGGGCGCTACTGCTGGTCCTGGCCGAGCCTCCGGTAGCCGGTGGCCTGGGTGGCGTCCCTGATCTCCCCGACGAGCTCCTCAATAACATCCTCGAGGAACAACACACCCTGGGTGAGGCCGTCCGGACCGATGACGCGGGCCAGGTGCGAGCCGGTCCGCTGCATCACGGACATGGCCTTCTCGATCTCGTCGTCCATGGCAAGGTTCGCCAGGGACCGGATGTGGCTTTCGGCGATCGGCTGGCGGTAAGCCGCGTCCGGGATGGACAGCACGTCCTTGATGTGGAGGTAGCCGGAGAGCATTCCGTCCTCGTCCAGCATCGGGAAGCGTGAGAACCCGGTGCGGCTCACGGCCTTTTCGAATTCCACCGGCGTGGTGGCGGGCTTCAGCATCACCAGCTTGTCCAACGGGACCATGACGCGGGACGCGGTGTGTTCCGAGAACTCCAGCGCACCGGTGATCAGGCCGGCGTCGTCATCCACGAGCCCGTGGCGGGTCGATTCCTGCACGATCGACTGCACTTCCTCCAAAGTGAAGGAGGACGTGACCTCATCCTTTGGCTCGATCCGCATCAGTTTCAGGATGTGGTTCGCTGACCAGTTGAGGGCCACGATCACCGGCTTCACCGCACGGGCGATGAACATCAGCGGCGGCGCCAGCAGCAGTGCTGCCTTGTCCGCAACGGACACCGAGATGTTTTTCGGGACCATCTCGCCGATCGTGACGTGCAGGAACGTGACGACCAGCAGGGCGACGGCGAACGCCGCAACGTCCGCAATCTCCACCGGGACGCCGACCGCTTCCAGCGGCACCACCATCAGATGATGGATTGCCGGTTCCGCGACCTGCAGGATCAGCAGGGAACAGACGGTAATCCCCAGCTGCGCGCAAGCCAGCATCAGGGAGACGTTCTCCATCGCGCGCAGGGTGGTCTGCGCGCGCTTGGAGCCCGCCTCGGCCAAGGGCTCGATCTGGCTCCGGCGCGCGGACATGACCGCGAATTCGGCGGCCACGAAGAAGGCGTTGCCGATCAGCAGGACGACCAGCCAGAGAATTCCTGCCCAGTCGCTCATTCGGCACCCACCTCGGTGGTGGAGTGGTTCCCGCGGTGGACACGGCCGGGCTTGAAGCAGATCCGGTCGATCCGGCGCCCGTCCATGCGGGTAACGCTCAGGGTTCCGCCGCCGACGTCGACGGTGTCCCCTACGGAGGCAATCCGGCCCAGCTGGCTCATCACGTAGCCTCCTACCGTTTCATAGGCAGACTCGTCGGGAACGGTCAGTCCCGGGATCTGTTCGGAGAGTTCATCGGGGCGCAGCAGGCCCGGGAAGTACCAGTCCCCCGAGGCGCTCTGCAGCAGCCCCGGCCGGACCTTGTCGTGCTCATCGGCCACTTCTCCGACGATTTCCTCGACCAGATCCTCGAGGGTGGCGATGCCGGCGGTTCCGCCGTACTCGTCCAGGACCACTGCCAGCTGGAGATTGCCTTCGCGCAGTTCCGCGAGCAGGGCGTCCAGGTGAATGGTTTCCGGAACCCGGAGCACATCGGTCATGATGGCACCGGCCTCCAGCTTGGCGCGCCGGTCCGAGGGGACGGCGATGGCCTTCTTGATGTGGACCACGCCGCGGATGTCGTCCGAGGATTCGCCGATGACCGGGAAGCGCGAATAGCCGGTGCGGCGTGCCGCCTCCACAATGTCGGACACGGGCTGGTCGGCGTCGATGGTCTCGACCCGGATGCGGGGGGTCATGACATCCGCTGCCGTCCGGCCCGAAAACTTGAGCGTCCGGGCGATGAAGTTGGCGGTGCCGGCGTCAAGGGTTCCCATGGCCGCCGAGCGGCGCACGAGGGAGGCCAGCTCGGCCGGGGTCCGCGCACCGGAAATCTCTTCCTTGGCCTCCAGCCCGAAGATATTGAGTACCTTGTTGGAGAAGCCGTTGAGCACCACAATGGCGGGTTTGAAGATCGCCGTGAAAATCAGCTGCGGACCGGCCAGCGCCTTGCCGACCTGGAACGACAGCGCAATCGCCATGTTCTTCGGAACCAGTTCGCCGATCAGCATGGACAGCAGCGTCGCAAAGGCCATCGCGAGGATCAGCGACACGGAGGCAACTGCGGCCTCCGGCAGCCCCAGGGCGCCCAGCGGGCCTTCGAGCAGTTTGCCGACCGACGGTTCCATGACATAGCCGGTGAGCAGGGTGGTGATGGTGATGCCCAGCTGGCAGCTCGAGAGCTGCGTGGACAGGGATTTGAGGCACTTGAGGAGGGGCGCGGCGGCAGTGTCGCCGTCGTCCACGGCCCGCTGGACAGTGGCCTGGTCAAGGGCCACGAGGGAGAATTCAACGGCTACGAAGAAGCCGGTTCCCAGGATGAGCAGCAGTCCTGCTCCGAGAAGAAGCCACTCCATTTAGCGGCCCGCTTCCGGGGCAGTGGCGTGCAGCGGAGTCCCGGCGGAGGAGCAGCGGGTGGCCGGGTGTTGGAGGAGTCCGCCCGGCGGAGGATGGTCGGCCGCGGCCGATCCTGTTTCCTGAAAGGCTCCGGCCTGGTGTGCCGCCGGAGAATGATGGGCACGTGAACGGGGTTTGCCGGCTCTTCGGGTGGACTGCGCGGTAACGGATTCCGTTTCCCGCTGACAGCCCCCAGGCCGGCACCTAGATTTACTGTCCATAAGAAGTTCAGTCTACAGGAGCAGCTGCCGCCGGCTGCTGCCCGGGTGACGCCCGACGGCGGCCCCGCGCCGCAGCGGAGCAGCTCACCAGCTCTGCGGGACCGGGCGGCCTTCCTCGTAGCCGGCCGCGGACTGGATCCCGGCCACGGCGCGTTCCCGGAACGCCGCAAGGTCCGCGGCGCCGGCGTAGCTCATGGAACTGCGGAGCCCGGCGGTGATCATGTCCAGCAGATCCTCGACGCCGGGCCGCGCCGGATCGAGGAACATCCGGGAGGTGGAGATGCCTTCCTCGAAGAGGGCCTTGCGGTCCTTTTCGAAGGCGCCTTCGCGCTGGTTGCGGTTCTGCACGGCCCGGGCGGAGGCCATGCCGAAGCTTTCCTTGAACTGCCGCCCGCCGGCGTCCTGCTGCAGGTCGCCGGGGCTCTCGTGCGTGCCGGCGAACCAGGACCCGATCATGACCTGGCTTGCGCCGGCGGCGAGGGCAAGCGCCACGTCCCGCGGGTAGCGGACGCCGCCGTCGGCCCAGACCCGCCCGCCGGCAGCCCGCGCGGCGGCCGCGCATTCCAGCACGGCGGAGAACTGCGGCCGGCCGACGGCCGTCATCATCCGTGTGGTGCACATGGCCCCGGGGCCAACACCGACCTTGACGATGTCCGCACCGGCCTGGATGAGTTCGCGGGTCGCCTCGGCGGTGACCACGTTGCCTGCCACCACGGGCACCCCGGGGTTAAGGCCTTTCACCGCGGCCAGGGCGTCAAACATCTTCTGCTGGTGGCCGTGGGCGGTATCGAGGACCAGCACGTTGACCCCGGCGGCGAGGAGTTCCGCGGCCCGGCCGGCGACATCGCCGTTGATCCCGACGGCGGCGGCCACCTTGAGCCTGCCGGAGGCGTCCAGGGAGGGCCGGTACAGGGTCGAGCGGAGGGCTCCCTTCCGGGTCAGGACTCCGGCCAGGACGCCGTCCCGCTGGACCGGCGCGAAGTCGGTCCCGGCAGCGTCCATCGCGTCGAAGGCGGAGCGCAGTCCGGCGCCTGATCCGCCGGCGGGCCCGGCGCCGCCGCCGGCGGGGGCGTTCTCCAGCACAGCCGCGTCCAGCACCAGCGGCTGGTGGCGCATCACCGAGGCCAGCGAGGCGAAACGGTCCTGGCCCTCGCAGTCCGCGGCCCGGACGATGCCGGCCACGGCACCCGAGTCATCCACGACCATAATGGCGCCGTGCGGCCGCTTGCCCATCAGGTGCAGGGCATCAATGACGGTGCTTGCCGGCGACAGGGTGACCGGGGTTTCCAGGACGGGGTGGCGGGTCTTGATCCAGGCCGTCACCTCGCGGATCACCTCAAGCGGGACGTCCTGCGGCAGCACCGCCAATCCGCCGCGCCGGGCCATGGTCTCGGCCATCCGTTTGCCGGTCACTGCCGTCATATTGGCCGCCACCAGGGGAATCGCGGAGCCCGTCCCGTCATCCGCAGCCAGGTCCACGTCCAGGCGGGAGGTGACCTCGGAGCGGGACGGTACCAGGAAGAGGTCCGAATAGGTCAGGTCGGTGGTGGGCTCGGTCAGGAAGCGCACGGCTGCTCCTTTAAGTAGTCATTCCGGTGCTGAACGGGTTCTCAGTGCGAGTCTAGCGAGGCTTTCCACCGGCCGCGGCACCCGCCCGGAGGCCGCTCCCGCTGCAGCCCCCTGGTTGGCGTCCGGCTTCCTTCCGGGGGCTCCTTTGACCGCCGGTTGGGGTGCCGTGACGACGCTTTGAGCCGACTTGATGATTTGAGTCACCCTTATTGGCGGTTTGGCAAGAATCGTCACTAGACTGGCAGGGGTCTGGGTTCACTGGACGCGGAGACTGGTTCAATCGTCGTGCTGACGCACCGTGAAACCAGTGGGAATCAAACTCATGGAAGAGGCGTAATTCAAGTGCCAGAGCAGCCTAGCCACCGTCTACCAGAGGAATTTGGCGGAAACGAGTGGCTCGTTGACGAACTGTACGAGCGGTATCAGCAGGACAAGAACACCGTGGATGCCAAGTGGTGGCCGCTGTTCGAATCCTTCGACGCCGGAGACAGTTCGTCCACCAACGGAGCCTCAGGCGCAGCGACAGTTGCGTCCCCCACCCGCGAACTTCCCGTTGTAGCCCCGGCTGCCGCGCCGGCAGCGCAGCCGGCCGCGCCCGCCCCTGCTGCAGCGCCTGCCCCGGCCGCCCCTGCCGCCGCGAAGAAGGCCCCGGCCACCGTTGCGCGCGACGGCTCCAAGACCTCGGAAGCCCGCCCCGGCAGCCAGCCGATCCCGGCCCAGCTGCCCAAGAACATTAAGGCCCCGACGGCCCCGGAGGAGGACGTCGTCTCCGTCCTCCGCGGCCCGGCCAAGGCCATCGCGACGAACATGATCACCAGCCTGGAGGTCCCGACCGCCACCAGCGTCCGGGCGATCCCTGCGAAGCTGCTGATCGACAACCGTGTGGTCATCAACTCCAACCTGGCCCGCGCCCGGGGCGGCAAGGTTTCCTTCACGCACCTGATCGGCTACGCCGTCATCCGCGCCCTCGCCCAGTTCCCCTCGATGAACGTCTACTACGACGTCGTCGACGGCAAGCCTGTCGCGGTCCAGCCGGCGCACGTGAACTTCGGCATCGCCATCGACATGCCGAAGCCCGACGGCAGCCGCCTGCTGATGGTGCCCAACATCAAGAAAGCGGAGACCCTCAACTTCTCCGAGTTCTGGCATACCTACGAGGACCTGATCAAGCGCGCCCGCGCCGGCAAGCTGACCGCCGACGATCACTCCGGCACCACGGTGTCGCTGACCAACCCCGGCGGCATCGGAACGGTGCACTCGGTGCCGCGCCTGTCCAAGGGCCAGGCCGCCATCATCGGCGTCGGGGCACTGGACTACCCGGCGGAATTCCAGGGCGCCAGCGCGAAGATCATCGCGCACAACGCCATCAGCAAGGTCCTCACGCTGACCTCCACCTATGACCATCGCGTCATCCAGGGTGCCGGCAGCGGCGAGTTCCTGAAGCTTGTGCACCAGCTCCTGCTCGGTGCACAGAACTTCTACGACGATATTTTCGAGTCCCTGCGCATCCCGTACGAGCCCGTGCGCTGGAGCCCGGACCTGCAGGTGGACCCGGCCGACGAAATCAACAAGGTCGCCCGCATCCAGCAGCTGATCCACGCCTACCGCGTCCGTGGCCACCTTATGGCGGACACCGATCCGCTGGAATACGTCCAGCGCAAGCACCCGGACCTCGACGTGCTGACGTACGGCCTCACGCTGTGGGACCTGGACCGCGAATGGCCCACCGGCGGCTTCGGCGGCAAGCCGATGCTCACGTTCCGCGACATCCTCGGTGTGCTCCGCGATGCCTACTGCCGCACCACGGGCATCGAATACATGCATATCCAGGACCCGGCAGAGCGCAAGTGGTTCCAGGACCAGATCGAGCACCCCTACTCCAAGCCGAGCCGTGACGAGCAGCTGCGCATCGTCTCCAAGCTGAACGCGGCCGAGGCGTTCGAGACCTTCCTGCAGACGAAGTTCGTCGGCCAGAAGCGCTTCTCGCTGGAGGGCGGCGAGTCCCTGATTCCGCTGCTGGACGCCATCATCTCCGATGCGGCCGACGACGAGCTCGACGAAGTGGCGATCGGCATGGCCCACCGCGGCCGGCTCAACGTGCTCACCAACATCGCCGGCAAGACCTACGCCCAGGTCTTCCGCGAATTTGAAGGCACCCAGGACCCGCGCTCCGTTCAGGGCTCCGGCGACGTGAAGTACCACCTCGGCACCGAGGGCACCTTCACTTCGGACAACGGCAAGGAGACCAAGGTCTACCTCGCTGCCAACCCGTCCCACCTCGAGGCCGTGGACTCCGTCCTCGAGGGCATCGTCCGCGCCAAGCAGGACCGCCTCGACCAGGGCGAAGCCTTCCCCGTGCTGCCGATCATGGTGCACGGCGACGCCGCCTTCGCGGGCCAGGGTGTTGTGGCGGAAACGCTCAACCTCTCCCAGCTGCGCGGTTACCGCACCGGCGGCACCATCCACATTGTGGTCAACAACCAGGTCGGCTTCACCACCGCGCCGTCCTCGTCCCGTTCCTCCACCTACTCCACGGACGTCGCCAAGATGATCCAGGCGCCGGTGTTCCACGTGAACGGCGACGACCCGGAAGCCGTGGTCCGCATCGGGCAGCTCGCCTACGAGTTCCGCCAGC
It includes:
- a CDS encoding TetR/AcrR family transcriptional regulator, whose product is MTTAAPLPLRERKKAETWLALHEAAASLALQHGVDQTTVEAIASSAGVSPRTFFNYFAVKEDAILGLREPVLEAAQLSRISITADDLVGQISRLLMTVALTATGGTDRARRRQLIARYPHLARRHMDYMVKAESLVSQGVSGLMAQDPGWAAGAEGFGAEEAARMLVMIAGVPIRFNLTSADFDPVEGISAETLGPSVTLLHHLLRKIS
- a CDS encoding metal ABC transporter permease codes for the protein MDLDSLLNSIFNFENYGELLVLVQNSLWAGAVLGLLGGLMGTFVMKRDLAFAVHGISELSFAGAAFALLIGTDIVLGSLVGSVVAALLLGLMGVRARDKNSIIGVIMPFGLGLGILFLSLYEGRAANKFGLLTGQIVSVGTVQLQVLAGAAVVVMLALLAIWRPLTFASVDPDVASARGVPVRALAIGFMLLLGVSVALSIQIVGALLVLALLITPAAAAMRVTSSPRLVVMLSVVFAMTATVGGILLALGGRIPISPYVTTLSFLIYVVCRIIGGARTRRGLNGRVLRTSAVPAA
- a CDS encoding metal ABC transporter ATP-binding protein, which produces MTPVVSLRGASLAFGERSLWEGLDLEINPGEFFAVLGPNGSGKTTFLKVLLGLQELSSGSATLAGRPVARGNPGIGYIPQQKSFDPDTPLRARDLVGLGVDGHRWGLRLGAAKANRRIDELLGLVGASDYAKVPVGQLSGGEQQRLRVAQALAADPKVLLCDEPLLSLDLHHQQEVSALINKQCRDQDSAVVFVTHEINPIMDYVDRVLYLAGGRFRVGPPEEVMTTEVLSDLYGSHVEVIHANGRLIVVGLPDAATHHHEDAHAVAGEVG
- a CDS encoding metal ABC transporter solute-binding protein, Zn/Mn family; this translates as MRRPAAQAIVAAFAGLSVLLTACAPTSGTSPESSADGIVDVVASTSVYGDIAGAVGGDKVRVNSIIARTSQDPHSYEATTQDKLAVSKAELVLENGGGYDDFIHKLAEDTGLEPSSVLNAVELSGLVPAEPAGESAAADADGHARTPAGFNEHVWYSLPAMARLADAVAARLGELEPSSAESFRSNAAAFKDSLGGLEAKLEGIRASAGGASVAVTEPVPMYLLDAAGLVNQTPAEYTAAIEEDTDVPPAVLKAATDLMASGSIRLLAYNQQTEGPQTVAVKDAAAAAGVPVVNFSETLPDGVSYLQWMTENVDNIGKALA
- a CDS encoding hemolysin family protein, with the protein product MSDWAGILWLVVLLIGNAFFVAAEFAVMSARRSQIEPLAEAGSKRAQTTLRAMENVSLMLACAQLGITVCSLLILQVAEPAIHHLMVVPLEAVGVPVEIADVAAFAVALLVVTFLHVTIGEMVPKNISVSVADKAALLLAPPLMFIARAVKPVIVALNWSANHILKLMRIEPKDEVTSSFTLEEVQSIVQESTRHGLVDDDAGLITGALEFSEHTASRVMVPLDKLVMLKPATTPVEFEKAVSRTGFSRFPMLDEDGMLSGYLHIKDVLSIPDAAYRQPIAESHIRSLANLAMDDEIEKAMSVMQRTGSHLARVIGPDGLTQGVLFLEDVIEELVGEIRDATQATGYRRLGQDQQ
- a CDS encoding hemolysin family protein translates to MEWLLLGAGLLLILGTGFFVAVEFSLVALDQATVQRAVDDGDTAAAPLLKCLKSLSTQLSSCQLGITITTLLTGYVMEPSVGKLLEGPLGALGLPEAAVASVSLILAMAFATLLSMLIGELVPKNMAIALSFQVGKALAGPQLIFTAIFKPAIVVLNGFSNKVLNIFGLEAKEEISGARTPAELASLVRRSAAMGTLDAGTANFIARTLKFSGRTAADVMTPRIRVETIDADQPVSDIVEAARRTGYSRFPVIGESSDDIRGVVHIKKAIAVPSDRRAKLEAGAIMTDVLRVPETIHLDALLAELREGNLQLAVVLDEYGGTAGIATLEDLVEEIVGEVADEHDKVRPGLLQSASGDWYFPGLLRPDELSEQIPGLTVPDESAYETVGGYVMSQLGRIASVGDTVDVGGGTLSVTRMDGRRIDRICFKPGRVHRGNHSTTEVGAE
- a CDS encoding GuaB1 family IMP dehydrogenase-related protein; amino-acid sequence: MRFLTEPTTDLTYSDLFLVPSRSEVTSRLDVDLAADDGTGSAIPLVAANMTAVTGKRMAETMARRGGLAVLPQDVPLEVIREVTAWIKTRHPVLETPVTLSPASTVIDALHLMGKRPHGAIMVVDDSGAVAGIVRAADCEGQDRFASLASVMRHQPLVLDAAVLENAPAGGGAGPAGGSGAGLRSAFDAMDAAGTDFAPVQRDGVLAGVLTRKGALRSTLYRPSLDASGRLKVAAAVGINGDVAGRAAELLAAGVNVLVLDTAHGHQQKMFDALAAVKGLNPGVPVVAGNVVTAEATRELIQAGADIVKVGVGPGAMCTTRMMTAVGRPQFSAVLECAAAARAAGGRVWADGGVRYPRDVALALAAGASQVMIGSWFAGTHESPGDLQQDAGGRQFKESFGMASARAVQNRNQREGAFEKDRKALFEEGISTSRMFLDPARPGVEDLLDMITAGLRSSMSYAGAADLAAFRERAVAGIQSAAGYEEGRPVPQSW
- a CDS encoding multifunctional oxoglutarate decarboxylase/oxoglutarate dehydrogenase thiamine pyrophosphate-binding subunit/dihydrolipoyllysine-residue succinyltransferase subunit, with protein sequence MPEQPSHRLPEEFGGNEWLVDELYERYQQDKNTVDAKWWPLFESFDAGDSSSTNGASGAATVASPTRELPVVAPAAAPAAQPAAPAPAAAPAPAAPAAAKKAPATVARDGSKTSEARPGSQPIPAQLPKNIKAPTAPEEDVVSVLRGPAKAIATNMITSLEVPTATSVRAIPAKLLIDNRVVINSNLARARGGKVSFTHLIGYAVIRALAQFPSMNVYYDVVDGKPVAVQPAHVNFGIAIDMPKPDGSRLLMVPNIKKAETLNFSEFWHTYEDLIKRARAGKLTADDHSGTTVSLTNPGGIGTVHSVPRLSKGQAAIIGVGALDYPAEFQGASAKIIAHNAISKVLTLTSTYDHRVIQGAGSGEFLKLVHQLLLGAQNFYDDIFESLRIPYEPVRWSPDLQVDPADEINKVARIQQLIHAYRVRGHLMADTDPLEYVQRKHPDLDVLTYGLTLWDLDREWPTGGFGGKPMLTFRDILGVLRDAYCRTTGIEYMHIQDPAERKWFQDQIEHPYSKPSRDEQLRIVSKLNAAEAFETFLQTKFVGQKRFSLEGGESLIPLLDAIISDAADDELDEVAIGMAHRGRLNVLTNIAGKTYAQVFREFEGTQDPRSVQGSGDVKYHLGTEGTFTSDNGKETKVYLAANPSHLEAVDSVLEGIVRAKQDRLDQGEAFPVLPIMVHGDAAFAGQGVVAETLNLSQLRGYRTGGTIHIVVNNQVGFTTAPSSSRSSTYSTDVAKMIQAPVFHVNGDDPEAVVRIGQLAYEFRQRFHKDVVIDMVCYRRRGHNEGDDPSMTQPLMYNLIEAKRSVRKLYTESLIGRGDITEEEAEQLLRDYQERLERVFAETHAAQTSPIPIITADSAAVSDLERPMAQQSDSRTSAPASTAISAEMLARIGKAHVDIPEGFTVHAKLKQLLEKREVMSREGGIDWGFGELAAFGSLIMEGVPVRLAGQDSRRGTFVQRHAVFHDRAKGDEWLPLAHLSDDQAKLWIYDSLLSEYAAMGFEYGYSVERPDALVLWEAQFGDFVNGAQTIIDEFISSAEQKWGQRSSLVLMLPHGYEGQGPDHSSARIERFLQMCAEENMIVANPTTSASHFHLLRRQAYSRPRKPLIIFTPKQLLRLKAAASSVEDFTTGTFQTVIPDHEQLQGGAVERVLLVSGRLYYDLLSTRQKTGDKTTAIVRVEQLYPLPAAEIDAELAKYPNAEVVWAQDEPANQGPWPFIGLNLPDALDRRVRLVSRPASASTAAGSMKRHAAEQDALLKQAFARK